In Pseudomonas deceptionensis, a single window of DNA contains:
- a CDS encoding HpcH/HpaI aldolase/citrate lyase family protein: MIKHSAYALGATLYMPATRPDILEVVLGEKIQGLRSLVVCLEDAVAETDVQQGLNNLKSLLLGIEARGGRPSSGPILFVRPRDAAMAAVLNEWSLMRHVDGFVVPKLSLSNIREWQQAVTREDLMLMPTLETPDVFVPNAMVELRSAMLEQLPGRIIALRIGGNDLMGCLGLRRPPTMTLYSTPMSYVIAMLCGVMGSAGFALTAPVFEQLNTPHLLEQELALDMAHGLVGKTAIHPSQIAAIHKALQVSLEDLNSARQILSEAAPAVFRFNDAMCEPATHYKWAQTIIERAHWQGVRPEIASSSDTFGGSLRLAELVG, from the coding sequence ATGATCAAGCATTCAGCCTATGCCTTGGGCGCCACTCTTTATATGCCGGCCACCCGTCCCGATATTCTGGAAGTGGTGCTGGGCGAGAAGATCCAGGGTTTGCGTTCGCTGGTGGTGTGCCTGGAAGACGCGGTGGCCGAAACCGACGTGCAACAGGGGCTGAACAACCTCAAGAGTCTCTTGCTGGGGATCGAGGCGCGCGGCGGTCGCCCGTCCAGCGGGCCGATCCTGTTTGTGCGGCCGCGGGATGCGGCGATGGCAGCGGTGCTCAATGAGTGGTCGCTGATGCGCCATGTCGACGGTTTCGTAGTGCCCAAGCTGAGCCTGAGCAATATCCGCGAGTGGCAGCAGGCGGTTACCCGCGAAGACTTGATGCTGATGCCAACCCTGGAGACCCCGGACGTCTTTGTCCCCAATGCCATGGTTGAGCTGCGCAGCGCCATGCTTGAGCAATTGCCGGGGCGTATTATTGCCTTGCGCATCGGCGGCAACGATTTGATGGGCTGCCTGGGCTTGCGCCGCCCCCCTACGATGACCCTTTACAGCACGCCCATGAGCTACGTGATTGCGATGTTGTGCGGGGTCATGGGGTCGGCAGGCTTTGCCCTGACCGCGCCGGTGTTTGAACAACTCAACACTCCGCACCTGCTGGAGCAAGAGCTGGCGCTGGATATGGCTCACGGGCTTGTGGGTAAAACCGCAATCCACCCGTCGCAAATTGCAGCTATCCACAAGGCGTTGCAAGTCAGCCTTGAAGATCTGAACAGTGCACGCCAAATACTGAGTGAGGCGGCGCCTGCGGTGTTCAGGTTCAACGACGCCATGTGCGAGCCTGCGACCCATTACAAATGGGCGCAAACGATTATTGAACGAGCACATTGGCAAGGGGTTCGCCCCGAAATCGCCAGCTCGTCAGACACTTTTGGAGGCAGCCTGCGATTGGCTGAATTAGTGGGTTGA
- a CDS encoding cysteine protease StiP family protein: MSNAFAGLNTVGSGSYDADDVHFLLRAMQIEATDVQEKERLIQTQQRHYSEMISEEHPPSDTHKNLYQLALAQNGARMAADVQALAQALNERYSGPSIALVSFVRAGLPLGVLLRRALLDLGREARHYGISIIRDRGIDNVALEAIIKAHGAENIVFVDGWTGKGAISGQIRDSLAGDSRFPADPRLVVLADPCGRAWLAASAEDWLIPSGILGATVSGLVSRSIWPQDPGLHGCVVYDHLAEHDVTMGFIHSIEAERAQLAPQASAQPWTPEQALALQHSAVAAVERISTRFAVTNPNRVKPGIAEATRAVMRRVPDHVLVRDRDDQDVQLLLHLTRQANIEVQEVGDQLGPYRAVTVIRSVR, encoded by the coding sequence ATGAGTAACGCTTTTGCAGGGCTGAACACCGTCGGCAGTGGCAGCTATGACGCCGATGACGTGCACTTTTTACTGCGCGCCATGCAGATTGAAGCCACTGACGTGCAGGAAAAAGAGCGCCTGATTCAGACTCAGCAGCGCCATTACTCCGAGATGATCAGCGAGGAACATCCGCCCTCCGACACCCATAAAAACCTGTATCAGCTTGCTCTGGCGCAGAACGGTGCCCGTATGGCGGCCGATGTGCAGGCGCTGGCCCAGGCGTTGAATGAACGTTACAGCGGCCCTTCGATTGCGCTGGTGTCGTTTGTGCGGGCCGGTTTGCCGCTGGGCGTATTGCTGCGCCGGGCGCTGCTCGATCTGGGCCGCGAGGCCCGGCACTACGGGATCAGCATTATTCGTGACCGTGGAATCGACAACGTGGCACTCGAAGCTATCATCAAGGCCCACGGTGCCGAGAACATCGTGTTTGTTGATGGCTGGACCGGCAAGGGCGCGATCAGCGGCCAGATCCGCGACAGCCTGGCGGGCGATTCGCGTTTCCCGGCAGATCCGCGTCTGGTAGTGCTGGCCGACCCTTGTGGTCGCGCCTGGCTGGCGGCTTCGGCTGAAGACTGGCTGATCCCGTCGGGCATCCTCGGGGCGACGGTTTCCGGCCTTGTTTCACGCTCCATCTGGCCGCAAGACCCGGGCCTGCATGGTTGCGTGGTGTACGACCACTTGGCTGAGCACGACGTGACCATGGGTTTTATCCACAGTATCGAAGCCGAGCGAGCGCAGCTGGCGCCGCAGGCATCGGCTCAACCCTGGACACCGGAGCAGGCATTGGCTTTGCAACACTCGGCGGTGGCTGCGGTCGAACGTATCTCGACCCGATTTGCGGTGACCAACCCCAACCGGGTCAAACCGGGTATCGCCGAGGCCACCCGCGCCGTGATGCGCCGGGTGCCGGACCACGTGCTGGTGCGTGATCGTGATGATCAGGACGTGCAGTTGCTGCTGCACCTGACGCGCCAGGCCAATATCGAGGTTCAGGAGGTGGGTGATCAATTGGGGCCTTATCGCGCCGTGACCGTAATCAGGAGTGTTCGCTGA